One window of Pocillopora verrucosa isolate sample1 chromosome 9, ASM3666991v2, whole genome shotgun sequence genomic DNA carries:
- the LOC136283430 gene encoding uncharacterized protein — protein MKARKVAREKAVDENRKLSAEYKKVQRAQEKLATVREHFKDITNELENIPSQGQVSQARTRSPTALVNGESTLGPRTARKRRHETIEAAAKIHGSSNEHSSACFEGMFDTLQKRCKLDKLTKYVTENKQLTNRIVCKEYKKSVLEFEKSDDNIV, from the exons ATGAAAGCTCGCAAGGTTGCAAGGGAGAAAGCTGTTGATGAAAATCGCAAGCTATCGGCAGAGTACAAAAAAGTCCAGCGAGCCCAAGAAAAG TTGGCCACAGTCAGGGAACACTTCAAAGACATAACAAAtgaattagaaaatattccT TCACAGGGACAGGTATCTCAGGCACGAACAAGAAGCCCTACTGCACTTGTCAATGGAGAATCAACACTGGGACCAAGAACCGCAAGAAAAAGGAGGCATGAAACCATTGAAGCTGCTGCCAAAATTCATGGGAGCTCAAATGAACATTCCTCAGCCTGTTTCGAGGGAATGTTTGACACTCTGCAAAAGAGATGCAAGTTAGATAAGTTAACAAAATATGTGACAGAGAACAAGCAGTTGACCAATAGAATAGTTTGTAAAGAGTATAAGAAGAGTGTGttagaatttgaaaagtcaGATGACAACATTGTTTGA